In the Athene noctua chromosome 25, bAthNoc1.hap1.1, whole genome shotgun sequence genome, one interval contains:
- the GNGT2 gene encoding guanine nucleotide-binding protein G(I)/G(S)/G(O) subunit gamma-T2, with translation MAQDMTEKELLKMELDQLKKEVKNERQMVSKTGKEIKEYIESMAGEDPLLKGVPEDKNPFKEKGGCTIS, from the exons ATGGCTCAGGACATGACAGAGAAGGAGCTGCTGAAGATGGAGCTGGATCAGCTGAAGAAGGAGGTGAAGAACGAGAGGCAAATG GTCTCCAAGACTGGCAAAGAGATCAAGGAGTACATCGAGTCCATGGCGGGCGAGGACCCGCTGCTGAAAGGAGTCCCCGAGGACAAGAACCCCTTTAAGGAGAAGGGTGGCTGTACAATAAGCTGA
- the ABI3 gene encoding ABI gene family member 3 isoform X2 has product MSELEQLQQRDIPAGRQVLRDHHCNLHRVADYCESNYLQASDKQKALEETMALSTQSLASVTYQVSSLATAFLRLLDLQAAELRKVEADVGCVAQRVDMHKEKVSRREIGSLTVSKRFPSYQKIMAPPSPPCLEPYYRKPLNFNVLDDVGHGIKDHSTQLSRTGTLARKGIKSAAQAVGTLGRSTRVPEPIQPPVVPEGKLSAASSTSSLISVSSSGAPAAPGEGVPPPPPLLPPPAGPSPPPAIPPAPPLPGELRPPGDLAVPPLDFIPPAPNDLEPLPPPPPPALPDFEDLALPPPPAAEDPPWVPESYLEKVVALYPYTRQKDNELSFQPGTLLFVTRRYSDGWCEGVMGEEAENKVSRDN; this is encoded by the exons ATGTcggagctggagcagctgcagcagcgcGACATCCCCGCGGGCCGGCAGGTCCTGCGCGACCACCACTGCAACCTCCACAGGGTCGCCGACTACTGCGAGAGCAACTACCTGCag GCCAGTGACAAGCAGAAGGCGCTGGAGGAGACGATGGCTCTGAGCACGCAGTCCCTGGCCAGCGTGACGTACCAGGTCAGCAGCCTGGCCACTGCCTTCCTCCGGCTGCTGGACCTGCAGGCGGCCGAGCTGCGGAAGGTGGAGGCCGACGTTGGCTGCGTGGCCCAG AGGGTCGACATGCACAAGGAGAAGGTGTCTCGCCGGGAGATCGGCTCGCTGACCGTCAGCAAGAGGTTCCCATCCTACCAGAAGATCatggccccccccagcccgccctgCCTGGAGCCCTACTACAGGAAACCCCTCAACTTCAACGTCCTGGATGACGTCGGCCACGGGATAAAG GACCACAGCACCCAGCTGTCCCGCACCGGCACCCTGGCTCGGAAGGGGATCAAGTCGGCGGCGCAGGCCGTGGGCACCCTGGG GAGAAGCACCCGCGTCCCCGAGCCCATCCAGCCGCCCGTGGTCCCCGAGGGGAAGCTCTCTGcggcctcctccacctcctcgCTGATATCCGTCAG CTCGAGCggagccccggcagcccccggtgaaggtgtcccccccccgccaccgctgctgccccccccggcggggccaTCCCCACCGCCCGCCATCCCGCCGGCCCCCCCTCTCCCGGGGGAGCTGCGCCCACCGGGGGACCTGGCTGTGCCCCCCCTGGACTTCATCCCCCCAG CCCCCAACGACCTCGAGCCGCTGCCGCCACCGCCACCACCAGCTTTGCCTGACTTTGAGGACTTGGCCCTGCCGCCACCGCCCGCCGCAGAGGACCCCCCCTGGGTCCCGGAGAGTTACCTGGAGAAAG TGGTGGCCCTCTACCCCTACACGCGGCAGAAGGACAACGAGCTCTCCTTCCAGCCCGGCACCCTCCTCTTCGTCACGCGGCGCTACTCGGACGGCTGGTGCGAGGGAGTCATGGGCGAGGAAGCAG agaataaagTCTCAAGGGACAATTAA
- the ABI3 gene encoding ABI gene family member 3 isoform X1, which yields MSELEQLQQRDIPAGRQVLRDHHCNLHRVADYCESNYLQASDKQKALEETMALSTQSLASVTYQVSSLATAFLRLLDLQAAELRKVEADVGCVAQRVDMHKEKVSRREIGSLTVSKRFPSYQKIMAPPSPPCLEPYYRKPLNFNVLDDVGHGIKDHSTQLSRTGTLARKGIKSAAQAVGTLGRSTRVPEPIQPPVVPEGKLSAASSTSSLISVSSSGAPAAPGEGVPPPPPLLPPPAGPSPPPAIPPAPPLPGELRPPGDLAVPPLDFIPPAPNDLEPLPPPPPPALPDFEDLALPPPPAAEDPPWVPESYLEKVVALYPYTRQKDNELSFQPGTLLFVTRRYSDGWCEGVMGEEAGFFPGNYVEPF from the exons ATGTcggagctggagcagctgcagcagcgcGACATCCCCGCGGGCCGGCAGGTCCTGCGCGACCACCACTGCAACCTCCACAGGGTCGCCGACTACTGCGAGAGCAACTACCTGCag GCCAGTGACAAGCAGAAGGCGCTGGAGGAGACGATGGCTCTGAGCACGCAGTCCCTGGCCAGCGTGACGTACCAGGTCAGCAGCCTGGCCACTGCCTTCCTCCGGCTGCTGGACCTGCAGGCGGCCGAGCTGCGGAAGGTGGAGGCCGACGTTGGCTGCGTGGCCCAG AGGGTCGACATGCACAAGGAGAAGGTGTCTCGCCGGGAGATCGGCTCGCTGACCGTCAGCAAGAGGTTCCCATCCTACCAGAAGATCatggccccccccagcccgccctgCCTGGAGCCCTACTACAGGAAACCCCTCAACTTCAACGTCCTGGATGACGTCGGCCACGGGATAAAG GACCACAGCACCCAGCTGTCCCGCACCGGCACCCTGGCTCGGAAGGGGATCAAGTCGGCGGCGCAGGCCGTGGGCACCCTGGG GAGAAGCACCCGCGTCCCCGAGCCCATCCAGCCGCCCGTGGTCCCCGAGGGGAAGCTCTCTGcggcctcctccacctcctcgCTGATATCCGTCAG CTCGAGCggagccccggcagcccccggtgaaggtgtcccccccccgccaccgctgctgccccccccggcggggccaTCCCCACCGCCCGCCATCCCGCCGGCCCCCCCTCTCCCGGGGGAGCTGCGCCCACCGGGGGACCTGGCTGTGCCCCCCCTGGACTTCATCCCCCCAG CCCCCAACGACCTCGAGCCGCTGCCGCCACCGCCACCACCAGCTTTGCCTGACTTTGAGGACTTGGCCCTGCCGCCACCGCCCGCCGCAGAGGACCCCCCCTGGGTCCCGGAGAGTTACCTGGAGAAAG TGGTGGCCCTCTACCCCTACACGCGGCAGAAGGACAACGAGCTCTCCTTCCAGCCCGGCACCCTCCTCTTCGTCACGCGGCGCTACTCGGACGGCTGGTGCGAGGGAGTCATGGGCGAGGAAGCAGGTTTCTTCCCTGGCAATTACGTGGAGCCCTTCTGA
- the PHOSPHO1 gene encoding phosphoethanolamine/phosphocholine phosphatase isoform X1 has protein sequence MKRCCEGVGLPCLFKGVGMASPRPPKYLLVFDFDETIINENSDDSIVRAAPGQALPEHIRQTFREGFYNEYMQRVLAYMGDQGVKMGDFKTVYENIPLSPGMPDLFQFLSKNHELFEIILISDANMFGIECNLRAAGFYSLFRKIFSNPSGFDKRGYFTLGPYHSHKCLDCPANMCKRKILTEYLAERAQEEVEFERVFYVGDGANDFCPSVTLTSADVAFPRKGYPMHRMTQEMEKKQPGTFQATVVPWESAVEVARYLQEILKKKC, from the exons ATGAAAAGGTGCTGCGAGGGCGTTGGGCTGCCATGCCTGTTTAAG GGTGTTGGTATGGCCAGTCCCCGGCCTCCCAAATATCTCCTCGTCTTCGATTTCGACGAGACCATCATCAATGAGAACAGCGACGACTCCATCgtccgggcagcgccggggcaggcACTCCCAGAGCACATCCGACAGACCTTCCGCGAGGGCTTCTACAACGAGTACATGCAGCGCGTCCTGGCCTACATGGGGGACCAGGGGGTCAAGATGGGGGACTTCAAGACTGTCTACGAGAACATCCCCCTGTCCCCCGGCATGCCGGATCTCTTCCAGTTCCTCTCCAAGAACCACGAGCTCTTCGAGATCATCCTCATCTCCGATGCCAACATGTTCGGCATCGAATGCAATCTGAGGGCAGCCGGTTTCTACTCTCTCTTCCGCAAGATTTTCAGCAACCCATCCGGCTTTGACAAGAGGGGGTACTTCACCTTGGGGCCCTACCACAGCCACAAGTGCCTTGACTGCCCGGCCAACATGTGCAAACGCAAAATCCTAACGGAGTACCTGGCAGAAAGAGCCCAGGAGGAGGTGGAGTTTGAGAGGGTCTTCTACGTGGGAGATGGTGCCAATGACTTCTGCCCTTCCGTGACTTTGACTTCAGCTGATGTGGCTTTCCCGCGGAAGGGCTACCCCATGCACCGCATGACCCAAGAGATGGAGAAGAAGCAGCCTGGAACCTTCCAGGCCACTGTTGTCCCATGGGAGTCAGCCGTGGAAGTTGCCCGCTACCTCCAGGAGATCCTCAAGAAGAAGTGTTGA
- the PHOSPHO1 gene encoding phosphoethanolamine/phosphocholine phosphatase isoform X2 encodes MAGRSPPTSQGVGMASPRPPKYLLVFDFDETIINENSDDSIVRAAPGQALPEHIRQTFREGFYNEYMQRVLAYMGDQGVKMGDFKTVYENIPLSPGMPDLFQFLSKNHELFEIILISDANMFGIECNLRAAGFYSLFRKIFSNPSGFDKRGYFTLGPYHSHKCLDCPANMCKRKILTEYLAERAQEEVEFERVFYVGDGANDFCPSVTLTSADVAFPRKGYPMHRMTQEMEKKQPGTFQATVVPWESAVEVARYLQEILKKKC; translated from the coding sequence ATGGCTGGGCGTTCTCCTCCCACCTCACAGGGTGTTGGTATGGCCAGTCCCCGGCCTCCCAAATATCTCCTCGTCTTCGATTTCGACGAGACCATCATCAATGAGAACAGCGACGACTCCATCgtccgggcagcgccggggcaggcACTCCCAGAGCACATCCGACAGACCTTCCGCGAGGGCTTCTACAACGAGTACATGCAGCGCGTCCTGGCCTACATGGGGGACCAGGGGGTCAAGATGGGGGACTTCAAGACTGTCTACGAGAACATCCCCCTGTCCCCCGGCATGCCGGATCTCTTCCAGTTCCTCTCCAAGAACCACGAGCTCTTCGAGATCATCCTCATCTCCGATGCCAACATGTTCGGCATCGAATGCAATCTGAGGGCAGCCGGTTTCTACTCTCTCTTCCGCAAGATTTTCAGCAACCCATCCGGCTTTGACAAGAGGGGGTACTTCACCTTGGGGCCCTACCACAGCCACAAGTGCCTTGACTGCCCGGCCAACATGTGCAAACGCAAAATCCTAACGGAGTACCTGGCAGAAAGAGCCCAGGAGGAGGTGGAGTTTGAGAGGGTCTTCTACGTGGGAGATGGTGCCAATGACTTCTGCCCTTCCGTGACTTTGACTTCAGCTGATGTGGCTTTCCCGCGGAAGGGCTACCCCATGCACCGCATGACCCAAGAGATGGAGAAGAAGCAGCCTGGAACCTTCCAGGCCACTGTTGTCCCATGGGAGTCAGCCGTGGAAGTTGCCCGCTACCTCCAGGAGATCCTCAAGAAGAAGTGTTGA